In the Acidobacteriota bacterium genome, one interval contains:
- a CDS encoding ATP-binding protein, with translation MTESNREPDPVAPTPASASADVPAWTSAAPGRTDARRRLLVIGEPGEFGWLREAAPAGARVQFCHGTAEALGHLGTRGIDVVVTAPRASVEEDLARLEAFRRARPGVRVIVLAPHQKVDAVLQALRQGVFAFFSAPFDRDEVCEMLRRAVHADDWRDGIEILSATPQWLALRVSCRLITAERLVQFMRELGGDLDRPARDDLMLAFREMLLNAMEHGAGFDPEKVVEVHAIRTRRTIVYCFRDPGSGFRGKPLPHAAVSYAPGDALSHTEHRAEVGMRAGGFGLLIARHYADELIHNEAGNELIMVKHLD, from the coding sequence ATGACCGAATCCAATCGCGAGCCAGACCCCGTCGCGCCGACGCCCGCGAGCGCTTCCGCCGACGTCCCGGCCTGGACCAGCGCGGCGCCCGGGCGGACGGACGCCCGGCGACGCCTCCTGGTCATCGGCGAGCCGGGCGAGTTCGGGTGGCTGCGCGAGGCCGCGCCGGCGGGCGCGCGCGTGCAGTTCTGCCATGGCACCGCGGAGGCCCTGGGCCATCTCGGCACACGCGGCATCGACGTCGTGGTCACGGCGCCTCGCGCGTCGGTCGAGGAAGACCTCGCCCGGCTCGAGGCCTTCCGGCGTGCCCGCCCCGGCGTGCGGGTCATCGTCCTCGCGCCGCACCAGAAGGTCGACGCGGTGCTCCAGGCGCTTCGGCAGGGCGTGTTCGCCTTCTTCAGCGCGCCCTTCGATCGCGACGAGGTCTGCGAGATGCTGCGGCGCGCCGTCCACGCCGACGACTGGCGCGACGGCATCGAGATCCTGTCGGCCACGCCTCAGTGGCTCGCGCTTCGCGTGTCGTGCCGGCTCATCACCGCCGAGCGGCTCGTCCAGTTCATGCGTGAGCTCGGCGGCGACCTCGATCGCCCCGCCCGGGACGACCTCATGCTGGCGTTCCGCGAGATGCTGCTGAACGCGATGGAGCATGGGGCCGGGTTCGACCCGGAGAAGGTGGTCGAGGTACACGCGATCCGGACGAGGCGCACGATCGTGTACTGCTTCCGCGATCCGGGATCGGGTTTCCGGGGCAAACCGCTGCCGCATGCGGCCGTGTCGTACGCCCCGGGTGACGCGCTCTCGCACACCGAGCACCGGGCCGAGGTCGGCATGCGCGCCGGAGGATTCGGCCTGCTGATCGCGCGGCACTACGCCGACGAGCTGATCCACAACGAGGCCGGGAACGAGCTCATCATGGTGAAGCACCTCGATTGA
- a CDS encoding alpha/beta fold hydrolase, with protein MELEVVVSGRRVRCLEGGSGQPLVLLHAFPLAADLWRPQLARPPEGWRLLAPDCRGLGGSARAAGTGEGGRVTIDDYAADVLAFCDVLGLDRFALGGLSMGGYVAFAVLRRAGARVTALLLADTRTEADSDEARENRRAMRAQVLDQGAGAVADSMLPKLLGQTTRASHAELTVIVRRMIDANTPEGIADALDALMSRPDSAATLEAAACPVAIVVGEEDVLTPVALHEQMHQRAPGSTLHVIRRAGHLSSLERPERFNEALRGLLARL; from the coding sequence ATGGAGCTCGAGGTCGTCGTCTCTGGACGACGCGTCCGCTGTCTCGAAGGCGGAAGCGGCCAGCCGCTCGTCCTGCTGCACGCGTTTCCGCTCGCGGCCGATCTGTGGCGCCCGCAACTCGCGCGGCCGCCGGAGGGCTGGCGGCTCCTCGCGCCCGACTGCCGCGGCCTCGGCGGTTCTGCGCGTGCGGCCGGAACGGGGGAAGGCGGACGGGTCACCATCGACGACTACGCGGCCGACGTCCTCGCGTTCTGCGACGTGCTGGGGCTCGACCGGTTCGCGCTCGGCGGGCTCTCGATGGGCGGGTACGTCGCCTTCGCGGTGCTGCGGCGGGCAGGGGCGCGGGTGACGGCGCTGTTGCTGGCCGACACCCGGACCGAAGCCGACTCGGACGAGGCGCGCGAGAACCGGCGCGCGATGCGCGCGCAGGTGCTCGACCAGGGGGCCGGCGCGGTGGCCGACTCGATGCTGCCGAAGCTGCTCGGCCAGACGACGCGGGCCAGTCACGCGGAGCTGACCGTCATCGTGCGCCGGATGATCGACGCCAACACGCCCGAGGGCATCGCCGATGCCCTCGATGCGCTGATGTCCAGGCCCGATTCGGCCGCCACGCTCGAGGCCGCCGCATGCCCGGTGGCCATCGTCGTCGGCGAGGAGGACGTGCTGACGCCGGTGGCCCTCCACGAGCAGATGCACCAGCGCGCGCCGGGCTCGACGCTGCACGTGATCCGGCGTGCCGGGCACCTCTCGAGCCTCGAACGACCCGAGCGGTTCAACGAGGCGTTGCGAGGGCTGCTGGCGCGGCTGTAG
- a CDS encoding COX15/CtaA family protein, with product MSRLARFSWLVLAYTIAVILWGAYVRATGSGAGCGSHWPLCNGEVIPRAPTVETLIEYSHRVTSGLALIGVVAVLWWTWRASAPGHPARRGAAWSVVFMLTEAAVGAGLVLFELVADNASMARALFMAAHLVNTFILVAFMTLTAYWLSGGADVDLAARPRTAALFGAGFVGLILVGMSGAVAALGDTLFPSTSLAEALRADLSATSHLLIRLRVLHPAIAIGVAVPLAVGVFRLRFAPDDRLGPALARGVASLAIAQLAVGFVNVLLLAPVWMQMVHLLLADALWVIYVLLAASVLSVERQTARADAPARAVAAR from the coding sequence ATGTCCCGCCTCGCCCGGTTCTCCTGGCTCGTGCTCGCTTACACCATCGCCGTCATCCTGTGGGGGGCCTACGTTCGGGCCACCGGCTCGGGTGCCGGGTGCGGCAGCCACTGGCCGCTCTGCAACGGCGAGGTGATCCCGCGGGCGCCGACCGTCGAGACGCTGATCGAGTACTCGCACCGCGTGACGAGCGGCCTCGCATTGATCGGCGTGGTGGCGGTGCTGTGGTGGACGTGGCGCGCCTCTGCGCCTGGACACCCGGCCCGGCGCGGCGCGGCGTGGTCGGTCGTGTTCATGCTCACCGAGGCCGCCGTCGGCGCGGGCCTCGTGCTCTTCGAGCTCGTGGCCGACAACGCCAGCATGGCCCGCGCGCTGTTCATGGCGGCGCACCTCGTCAACACCTTCATCCTCGTCGCGTTCATGACGCTGACCGCGTACTGGCTGTCGGGCGGCGCCGACGTCGACCTCGCCGCCCGCCCGCGCACCGCAGCGCTCTTCGGCGCCGGCTTCGTGGGCCTGATCCTCGTCGGCATGAGCGGCGCCGTCGCTGCGCTCGGCGACACGCTGTTCCCGTCGACGTCGCTCGCCGAGGCGCTCAGAGCCGACCTGTCGGCCACCTCGCACCTGCTGATCCGGCTTCGCGTGCTGCACCCGGCGATCGCGATCGGCGTCGCCGTGCCGCTCGCCGTGGGCGTGTTCCGGCTGCGCTTCGCCCCAGACGACCGCCTCGGCCCGGCCCTGGCCCGCGGCGTCGCGAGCCTCGCCATCGCGCAGCTCGCCGTCGGCTTCGTCAACGTGCTGTTGCTCGCGCCCGTCTGGATGCAGATGGTCCACCTGCTGCTCGCCGACGCGCTGTGGGTGATCTACGTGCTGCTCGCCGCGTCCGTGCTCTCGGTCGAGCGGCAGACCGCCAGGGCCGACGCGCCGGCGCGCGCCGTGGCGGCCCGATGA
- a CDS encoding tetratricopeptide repeat protein: MTTDRQSNPLPGATPAAAARFDEAVRSFNIYRGDPLARLDEAVAESPAFASAHLFKAFILGLATEPAATVEARRIADDVRALPLDEREASQLAALDALNDGNWVAAANALDFHNMRHPRDLVALQVGHLMDFYRGSARELRDRIARALPHWSDGVPGLHTVLGMYSFGLEETGDYARAEEVGRRAIDLEPLDSWAHHAVAHVMEMQGRAEDGIGWMIAREPHWSGDDNFFKVHNWWHRALYHLDLGQAREVLALYDGPIRGGRSRVALDLVDASALLWRLSLCGHDVGTRWTELADCWDDHADGRLYPFNDLHAVMAYLGAGRDAAVDRVVAALGESARGAADTARWARAVGLPLVTGFVAFWRGDYRQAVDALHPVRLIANQFGGSHAQRDVIDWTLTEGAIRANLPEVAAALAHERAALKPHSPINREFLRRAGRLATV, from the coding sequence ATGACCACCGATCGACAGTCGAACCCCCTGCCGGGCGCCACGCCCGCTGCCGCCGCGCGTTTCGACGAAGCGGTGCGCAGCTTCAACATCTACCGGGGTGACCCGCTGGCCCGGCTCGACGAGGCCGTCGCCGAATCGCCGGCCTTCGCCAGCGCCCACCTCTTCAAGGCCTTCATCCTCGGCCTCGCGACCGAGCCCGCCGCGACCGTCGAGGCCCGCCGCATCGCCGACGACGTGCGCGCGCTGCCGCTCGACGAGCGGGAAGCGTCGCAGCTCGCCGCGCTCGACGCGCTCAACGACGGCAACTGGGTCGCGGCGGCCAACGCGCTCGACTTCCACAACATGCGCCACCCGCGCGACCTCGTCGCGCTGCAGGTCGGGCACCTGATGGACTTCTACCGGGGCAGCGCGCGCGAGCTGCGCGACCGTATCGCCCGCGCGCTGCCGCACTGGTCGGACGGGGTGCCTGGCCTCCACACGGTGCTCGGCATGTACTCGTTCGGGCTCGAGGAGACCGGCGACTACGCACGGGCCGAGGAGGTCGGCCGGCGCGCGATCGACCTCGAGCCGCTCGACTCGTGGGCCCATCACGCCGTCGCGCACGTCATGGAGATGCAGGGGCGTGCCGAGGACGGCATCGGCTGGATGATCGCGCGCGAGCCCCACTGGTCGGGTGACGACAACTTCTTCAAGGTGCACAACTGGTGGCACCGCGCGCTCTACCACCTCGACCTCGGCCAGGCCCGCGAGGTACTCGCGCTCTACGACGGCCCGATCCGCGGCGGCCGCAGCCGGGTGGCGCTCGATCTCGTCGACGCCTCGGCCCTCCTGTGGCGGCTGAGCCTCTGCGGGCACGACGTGGGCACGCGCTGGACCGAGCTCGCCGACTGCTGGGACGACCACGCCGACGGGCGCCTCTACCCGTTCAACGACCTGCACGCGGTGATGGCCTACCTGGGCGCCGGGCGAGACGCGGCCGTCGACCGCGTCGTCGCGGCGCTCGGGGAGAGTGCGCGCGGCGCGGCAGACACGGCACGCTGGGCCCGCGCGGTGGGCCTGCCGCTCGTCACCGGCTTCGTCGCGTTCTGGCGAGGCGACTATCGACAGGCCGTCGACGCGCTCCACCCGGTGCGGCTCATCGCGAACCAGTTCGGCGGCAGCCACGCGCAGCGCGACGTCATCGACTGGACGCTGACGGAGGGGGCCATCCGGGCGAACCTGCCGGAGGTGGCGGCGGCACTCGCGCACGAGCGGGCGGCGCTCAAACCGCACAGCCCGATCAACCGGGAGTTCCTGCGGCGCGCGGGACGGCTGGCGACCGTGTGA
- a CDS encoding vitamin B12-dependent ribonucleotide reductase, translating into MQKGAAQPIETAMPQAAEPIERPVRGLDHARYFTREGVDPFDEIDWDLRHAVIGNERGEKVFEQRDVEVPRFWSQQATNIVVSKYFRGTLGTPERERSVKQLIGRVVDTISGWALAQKYFASDDDLQAFSDELKHLLVYQKAAFNSPVWFNVGIEPHPQCSACFINSVSDTMESILTLARTEGMLFKYGSGTGTNLSPIRSSMELLAGGGTASGPVSFMKGYDAFAGVIKSGGKTRRAAKMVILNADHPDVVEFINCKVEEEKKAWALIDAGYDGSFTGTAYSSVFFQNSNNSVRVTDEFMRAVLDDGEWQTRAVTSGEMVASYRARDLMHQIAEATWVCGDPGMQFDTTVNDWHTCPNTARINASNPCSEYMFLDDSACNLASLNLMKFVDEAGEFDVDAFRAAVRVLITAQEILVDNASYPTKAIERNSHAYRPLGLGYANLGALLMSRGLPYDSAEGRDYAATITAIMHGEAYAQSARIARDHGGPFAGYEKNREPFLRVMRKHRAALKDVDRTRVPKPLYESAREAWDECVDLGERHGYRNAQATVLAPTGTIGFMMDCDTTGVEPDIALVKYKKLVGGGLMKIVNTTVPMALERLGYTAQQVKEIVEYIDENETIEGAPHLDDRHLAVFDCAFKPAKGTRSIHYLGHIRMIGAVQPFISGAISKTVNVPKDASVEEIEQAYVESWKLGAKAVSIYRDGSKRTQPLNTSKDAKAAVSEAVAQAMPAMPVRRKLPDERRAITHKFDLAGHEGYITVGLYEDGQPGEIFLVMAKEGSTISGFADAFAQAISYALQYGVPLQVLVDKFSHVRFEPSGMTRNPEVRFAKSIVDYVFRWMATKFLSPEAMYRAGANVADPEGQEIVAAPREDPAPESRAAQSVHGPTTIQNQEDAPPCSTCGSIMIRSGACYKCANCGTTSGCA; encoded by the coding sequence ATGCAGAAGGGTGCTGCTCAGCCAATCGAGACCGCGATGCCGCAGGCGGCCGAGCCGATCGAGCGACCGGTGCGGGGGCTCGACCACGCGCGGTACTTCACGCGCGAGGGCGTCGATCCGTTCGACGAGATCGACTGGGATCTGCGCCACGCGGTGATCGGGAACGAGCGTGGCGAGAAGGTCTTCGAGCAGCGCGACGTCGAGGTGCCGCGGTTCTGGTCGCAGCAGGCGACGAACATCGTCGTGTCGAAGTATTTCCGGGGGACGCTCGGGACGCCGGAGCGCGAGCGGAGCGTGAAGCAGCTCATCGGCCGCGTGGTCGACACGATCTCGGGCTGGGCGCTGGCGCAGAAGTACTTCGCGTCGGACGACGATCTGCAGGCGTTCTCGGACGAGTTGAAGCACCTGCTGGTGTACCAGAAGGCGGCGTTCAACAGCCCCGTGTGGTTCAACGTGGGCATCGAGCCGCACCCGCAGTGCTCGGCGTGCTTCATCAACTCGGTGTCCGACACGATGGAGTCGATCCTGACGCTGGCGCGGACCGAGGGGATGCTGTTCAAGTACGGGTCGGGCACGGGGACGAACCTCTCGCCGATCCGCTCGTCGATGGAGTTGCTGGCGGGGGGCGGCACGGCGTCGGGGCCGGTGTCGTTCATGAAGGGGTACGACGCCTTCGCGGGGGTCATCAAGTCGGGCGGGAAGACGCGTCGCGCGGCGAAGATGGTGATCCTCAACGCCGATCACCCGGATGTCGTGGAGTTCATCAACTGCAAGGTCGAGGAGGAGAAGAAGGCCTGGGCGCTCATCGACGCGGGCTACGACGGGTCGTTCACGGGCACGGCGTATTCTTCGGTGTTCTTCCAGAACTCGAACAACAGCGTGCGGGTGACCGATGAGTTCATGCGCGCGGTGCTCGACGACGGCGAGTGGCAGACGCGGGCGGTGACGAGCGGCGAGATGGTCGCGAGCTACCGGGCGCGGGATCTCATGCACCAGATCGCCGAGGCGACGTGGGTGTGCGGCGATCCCGGCATGCAGTTCGACACGACGGTGAACGACTGGCACACCTGCCCGAACACGGCGCGCATCAACGCGAGCAACCCGTGCTCGGAGTACATGTTCCTCGACGACTCGGCGTGCAACCTGGCGTCGCTCAACCTGATGAAGTTCGTCGACGAGGCCGGCGAGTTCGACGTCGACGCGTTCCGCGCGGCGGTGCGCGTGCTCATCACCGCGCAGGAGATCCTGGTCGACAACGCGAGCTACCCGACGAAGGCCATCGAGCGCAACAGCCACGCGTACCGGCCGCTCGGGCTCGGGTACGCGAACCTCGGCGCGCTGCTGATGTCGCGCGGGCTGCCCTACGACAGCGCCGAGGGCCGCGACTACGCGGCGACGATCACGGCGATCATGCACGGCGAGGCGTACGCGCAGTCGGCGCGGATCGCTCGCGACCACGGCGGGCCCTTTGCCGGCTACGAGAAGAACCGCGAGCCGTTCCTGCGCGTGATGCGCAAGCACCGCGCGGCGCTCAAGGACGTCGACCGCACGCGCGTGCCGAAGCCGCTGTACGAGTCGGCCCGTGAGGCATGGGACGAGTGCGTCGATCTCGGCGAGCGGCACGGGTACCGCAACGCGCAGGCGACCGTGCTCGCGCCGACCGGCACCATCGGCTTCATGATGGACTGCGACACGACGGGCGTCGAACCCGACATCGCCCTCGTCAAGTACAAGAAGCTCGTCGGCGGCGGGTTGATGAAGATCGTCAACACCACGGTGCCGATGGCGCTCGAGCGGCTCGGCTACACGGCGCAGCAGGTCAAGGAGATCGTCGAGTACATCGACGAGAACGAGACCATCGAGGGGGCGCCCCACCTCGACGATCGCCACCTCGCGGTCTTCGACTGCGCGTTCAAGCCCGCGAAGGGCACGCGGTCGATCCACTACCTCGGCCACATCCGGATGATCGGCGCCGTACAGCCGTTCATCTCGGGGGCGATCAGCAAGACGGTCAACGTACCGAAGGACGCGAGCGTCGAGGAAATCGAGCAGGCCTACGTCGAGTCGTGGAAGCTCGGGGCGAAGGCGGTCTCGATCTACCGCGACGGCAGCAAGCGCACGCAGCCGCTCAACACGTCGAAGGACGCCAAGGCCGCGGTGAGCGAGGCGGTGGCCCAGGCGATGCCGGCCATGCCCGTGCGGCGCAAGCTGCCCGACGAGCGCCGCGCCATCACCCACAAGTTCGACCTCGCGGGACACGAGGGCTACATCACGGTGGGGCTGTACGAAGACGGCCAGCCCGGCGAGATCTTCCTCGTGATGGCCAAGGAGGGCTCGACGATCTCGGGCTTCGCCGACGCCTTCGCACAGGCGATCTCGTACGCCCTGCAGTACGGCGTGCCGCTGCAGGTGCTCGTCGACAAGTTCTCGCACGTGCGCTTCGAGCCCTCGGGCATGACGAGGAACCCCGAGGTCCGCTTCGCGAAGTCGATCGTCGACTACGTGTTCCGCTGGATGGCGACGAAGTTCCTGTCGCCCGAAGCGATGTACCGCGCCGGCGCGAACGTGGCCGATCCCGAGGGCCAGGAGATCGTCGCCGCGCCGCGGGAGGACCCGGCGCCCGAATCGCGCGCCGCGCAGAGCGTGCACGGCCCGACGACCATCCAGAATCAGGAGGACGCCCCGCCGTGTTCGACCTGCGGGTCAATCATGATCCGCAGCGGCGCCTGCTACAAGTGCGCCAACTGCGGCACGACCAGCGGCTGCGCGTAG
- a CDS encoding maleylpyruvate isomerase family mycothiol-dependent enzyme, translating into MTRPFQPAPPVVTAPLFAPLHARLVDLLRSLSPDDWMRPTAAGAWTVRDVAAHLLDGDLRKLSFHRDGYRPPPPPTPVDDHRSLVAWLDGLNAAWVDAARRLSPAVLVDLLAWTGPQVASFVESLDPSAAALFAVAWAGETRSTNWMDTGREYTERWHHQQQIRDAVGAPGLVGREWLLPVFDISLRALPFAYEKTGAARPGTVVVEVTGEAGATWSLVGDDAGWHLWIGEARRADARVIVDDDTMWRAFFKGIAPGAAVGRARLEGNHALGALALSTLAVMA; encoded by the coding sequence ATGACGAGGCCTTTCCAGCCGGCACCGCCGGTCGTGACGGCGCCGCTCTTCGCGCCGCTGCACGCGCGCCTGGTCGACCTGCTGCGGTCGTTGAGCCCGGACGACTGGATGCGCCCCACCGCGGCGGGCGCGTGGACGGTGCGCGACGTCGCCGCGCACCTCCTCGACGGCGATCTGCGCAAGCTGTCGTTCCATCGCGATGGGTATCGCCCGCCGCCACCACCGACGCCCGTCGACGACCACCGGTCGCTCGTGGCGTGGCTCGACGGGCTGAACGCCGCGTGGGTCGACGCCGCACGCCGCCTCAGTCCGGCGGTCCTCGTCGATCTGCTCGCCTGGACCGGGCCACAGGTGGCCTCGTTCGTCGAGTCGCTCGACCCGTCGGCTGCCGCCCTGTTCGCGGTGGCCTGGGCCGGCGAAACGAGGTCCACCAACTGGATGGACACGGGACGCGAGTACACCGAACGCTGGCATCACCAGCAGCAGATCCGGGACGCCGTCGGCGCGCCCGGCCTCGTCGGCCGCGAGTGGCTCCTGCCGGTGTTCGACATCTCGCTGCGAGCGCTGCCGTTCGCCTACGAGAAGACGGGGGCCGCCCGGCCCGGCACCGTCGTGGTCGAGGTCACCGGCGAAGCCGGGGCGACGTGGTCGCTCGTCGGCGACGACGCCGGGTGGCATCTGTGGATCGGTGAGGCCCGCCGCGCCGACGCGCGCGTGATCGTCGACGACGACACGATGTGGCGGGCGTTCTTCAAGGGGATCGCGCCCGGCGCCGCCGTCGGCCGCGCGCGCCTCGAGGGCAACCACGCCCTAGGCGCGCTGGCGCTCTCCACGCTGGCGGTGATGGCCTGA
- a CDS encoding thioredoxin family protein, with translation MRRLVTTSLLILAAAFIAGPSLGAARVGEPAPAFTGTDTRGRTHTLDGYKGKWVVLEWHNEGCPYVVKHYDTGNMQKLQKKATGDGVVWLTIISSAPGQQGHQTADSANAYFARHEAAPTAVLLDPTGTIGRAYDAKTTPHMYIIDPEGRLVYNGALDDKPTTDKADVPGATNYVANALAEALAGKAITTAATKPYGCAVKYATGTEND, from the coding sequence ATGCGCAGACTCGTCACGACCAGTCTCCTGATCCTGGCGGCCGCGTTCATCGCCGGCCCGAGCCTCGGTGCCGCCCGCGTCGGCGAACCCGCGCCCGCCTTCACCGGTACCGACACCCGCGGTCGGACGCACACGCTCGACGGCTACAAGGGCAAGTGGGTGGTGCTCGAGTGGCACAACGAAGGCTGTCCGTACGTCGTGAAGCACTACGACACGGGCAACATGCAGAAGCTGCAGAAGAAGGCCACCGGCGACGGCGTGGTTTGGCTCACGATCATCTCGTCGGCGCCCGGCCAGCAGGGACACCAGACGGCCGACTCGGCCAACGCCTATTTCGCCAGGCACGAGGCCGCGCCGACGGCCGTGCTGCTCGACCCGACGGGCACCATCGGCCGCGCGTACGACGCGAAGACGACGCCGCACATGTACATCATCGACCCCGAGGGCAGGCTGGTCTACAACGGCGCCCTCGATGACAAGCCGACGACCGACAAGGCCGACGTCCCTGGCGCGACCAACTACGTCGCCAACGCGCTGGCCGAGGCACTGGCGGGCAAGGCCATCACGACGGCGGCCACCAAGCCGTACGGCTGCGCCGTGAAGTACGCCACGGGCACCGAGAACGACTAG